The Nilaparvata lugens isolate BPH unplaced genomic scaffold, ASM1435652v1 scaffold6256, whole genome shotgun sequence genomic interval TTACAGTGTTTGAGGCTAATCGTCTTTAGTCTcaaacacaactcccggtcgctgaaggaTTCGGAGTTCACTCTAGTACGAGACGTACGTACTGTgatgttgctagctgctcgctgcttccttctcacctcactCGACCGCTCGCACTGGCtttccgaactcgactgcctcctgctagcctttctcgagcctccctcagtgaccgagagggaggggtgagaggatgcgcagcaccgctgagcggtaggccagcgGCTGGCTTGCACGTTGACCCCTTTGATTCTATCAAAGATAACCGAGCgtcaaataaatgagccctaaactcaattcctttctctagttacgatatacatcgtgacactaGATACTGTCGATGGTGAGATATTGTGATACCTaatatccataatgaaaactcTGGGTTGTTGTCTTTCAATATTTCACTTTAACCATTTCGCTGGTTCTTTTGATTAATTCTTCTCCAACTTTTTTACAACCTGTGTATCCTAACATACAATTTCAAAGTATTCTATTCTCACACTGAAGATAAcaccattggtgttgaaacatgtttgtgattttttcaaataaataactgatattttgacaacaacttagggccggtttccgagctcgggatttagctaagtcctagactttgaacagctggagtcagaaaattggctttccaaaacggggcgtagtcacagtcaTTGTCATTATGACAATGTTCTTTCATTATGATATTCTATGTACATACTACAAGTGGGAAATTTCCAACCAAGAAATAAGTGAATATCTATTAACATAACTGATAACTCTTTCAATTAGGAATCACACAAATGAAACCAAGCttgatatgaaaatattatattttttattatcacaAATCTATTGAACATTGAGCGCAGTTGATATCgaatattgtcaaaaattacGCATAGGATACACTGGTATTTACtcataacatttttttgaattgaaacgatcaatacattttttattataacttATGAGTGAGATCTACAAAACTATTGTGAGCACCGGTATTCACttattacatatttttattaCGATTTGATACACATTGATTACTTTTTATTGCACCTTTCAGCCTTCCTTTATTTCTAActatcatcaacattattatcacttagaaaaacaaatcaaattcatggattgatagagtttatcagtACCTATTCAGATGGCTGATGCTAGAGAatctatcatttttttatttttagtaaagTCTTCAGTTGCAAAATTATTAGGAACTATAattaaaattctttattcattaaCTACTACCTACTCCCTAACATGATTATATAGGCTATATTATAGTGTCATCTATCACATTTATCATTATAGGACCTActataacataattattttctctattatcaatgaatccttaatttatattctcaattaataattatcactatGTATTTATTTCAAGCAtcatttagaaatattattagattcaatgttaatgaaaaatatattccctGAGATCCATCATCACAGAATAAATTATCACACATTTCAGCCTTCCTTTATTTCTAACTATCATCAACGTTATTATCacgttgaaaaataattcaaatttatggaCTGATAGAGTTTATCAGTACCTATTCAAATGGCTGATGCTAGAAAatctatcatttttaaattttagtaaTCTTATGTTTTAAAGCCTTCAGTTGCAAAATTATTAGGAGCTATAATTGAAACtctcatttattaattactaCCTACCTAGCATATAGTCTATTAATATTAGTGTCATCTATCACATCCATTATTAGGAcctaaaatcaattttttctattatttgacctaattattttttctattatcaaTGACTccttaatttattttcagaattaataattatcactatCGTTTAGTTCAAGCatcatttagaaatataattggattcaaagttgatgaaaaatatattccctGAGATCCATTATTAAAGAATAATCTAATAAGTCTCATTTTTAATCTGTTccaaaattaaatatgaatattatcctAAATAAGTAATTAAGAATCTTCTTCTATGTTACatcgaatatttttttttaatttagcttacacaataaaatattatattaataattataaagctATTGTGATGATACCGGTTGATTtactatattttcaatattaatatcaacTAGTTTGACAAATCTAAATTTCTAAAATGGGTAGTTATAACTTTTATCATATTAAATActcttatattatataaattgactATAAAACTTTATCAATATCAAAGTGACTCCCATACTAGACAATGATAATTTCATAAACTACATACATTTTTAAAGCAAACTTTACAATCAGACTTTCAAATATTCTCAGACTCATGAGTTACTCTTGAACTTTCTCAGACCTAAATGAGTTACGGTACTTTGGTTCTTTTCCAGACTTGAGATGAGATCAATACTAATAGTTAATCCTTCGACATTATGCTAGATCAACAGACAAAGTACTAAAATGTGAAAACtatatgaaataattttaaaagccTTTGTCTCAACAGCCACCTACAAAGAAAAATACTAAGCAAGTTTATTGCATCTTGCCCTTTAAAGCATTGTCGAATTTAAAATAGTATTcttgaaatataaatatgaaactACATCTATCTCTATACTTTCttcaaatatataattaaaactCTAGTCatgtaatattatataaattcgaAATCATCATCAGACAATCAGTTATTATTGCCTATGGTCGTTTTTAGAAACTATTTGGAAATGTTACTCCTTTAGAGAACTTGTGATCTGAATCGTATTGAAGCAAGATCGGATGTGGTTGTACTCAACAACTAATATAAAATCaactgaaaaatttaaaacCTAACAAAAAGATACACAGATATTTACAGATACATAATCAGAATAAGACAATGAATTGTCTATCGTCATTTTTCAATACCTGAGCATGAATAACGTTGTGACTTTTCCAAAAAATTAGCGAGTTGAATCAAATCAAAGACAAACTTCGTTGTTAATATCTTAAAACTTAAAAGGATATAAGACTCTAGACTGgaatttagaaattcaataactAACTATTTACATATCAACTCATCAGAGCAAGACAATCCATTGTCTATTGTCATTTAAGAATTACCTAACTTGGTGACTTCTTAGTGTGTTGAACCATTGATGCTATTACATCTAGCACCTAGATACAGTAGTTACTCCATCTAGTATGCCCCATTTTTCGCTTCGTTGATGAGCTGTTCGACTTGGCTTTCAAATATTCGCCTCTTCTTCGATTTTACTACCTCGTTGTTGGTCGACTTTACAGCTTTCAATTTTGCAGCTTTTTCCTCAGAtttcttcatctgatcgttctccttaaaagataaataaaatctCTAGCAATTTGTttaatttgaacaatttgaatGAAGTCAAACTCTGATagaaaaactggaaatttaTGGAAAGATACCCTAATAATGCTTTAAAATAAGAATTCACAATACATATTGAACTAGGATTCCGAACCATTTTAATTGGTCAAGTTTAAAACTCAATTGTCCATGATAATTTATGATAGAACTGTAAAGAGTTATTTAGAATTATCTAAATCTAaagaaaaataactataggaattattatcaaacaaaaatccaaacTAAATGCTGTAAGTCAATTTAATTTGATTCTTCTGTAGTcaatttaattttgctgtaaagcattcaatttggatttctattcaataataatattattgattcatgtgaatttgaataaatgcattatctcagtaatttccatctgtaaactatAAGTAACTGAATACTGATTAATAACTGAAACGACATTAAATTATACTGGTATATACTGGCTATGTACTCACTTGAAAAGCTTTGTTGACTCTGCTGAAGAAGTCAGCAAACAGCTGATAGCAGTCATTCAGCTGGAAAGCAGCAGGCTCCTCACAGAAGTGAACTGCCAGTTGAGATTTCACCTCTCTAattctcttcatttttttgACAAGACAATCTACCTGTTGTTTTGCATTGTAGAAGAAATCTGGAAAagtaaacaataaaataattaacatGTTTAATAGGTTCTTCTAAAATTTCCAAatccaagtattattttaaaatttcaaagtttagacttatatgaaatatttctcaGACCTCATTCCTACTGTTTGTACACCAAAGGTTACCACtgttaattgataaattatatgtataatacaaataatttaatCGATTTGTAACTTTATTATCACTCATTTATCATATGGCCCACCACTCTTGTTATTCGACAATGCTAGCTATTACTACTTTTGAATTGGGATAATTGTGATTATAAACAGAAAACAGTTTTCGCTTTTCAAACCGAGAATTTGATATTATACTTTGTATAGGCTTCTTATATCATAGATTTGGAATTGTTTGTTCATACTATAAGtccaaatatttcaatacaATCAATGGATGGATGGTATATTTGTAGGGTGTGAAACTTACCACCGAATTGAGAAGACAGTTTGCTCGATTTTATTCTCTTGCTGATGTCATTAGCCCCCTCCACCAATGAATTCATCTCCTCTTCAAGGGCTGCAAACGGTGTCctacaaatagaataataagatAAGTATTGCTTTGAACTCTTTTACATTAGTTTCTAAAACTTTTATaacaaacacaaaaataaatattcaaattgccATCAGTCATCTTTAACAAGATATCAAAAATCATCAAGATATcacttataattttcaaatcatcaCATTCATCATATTaacttataattttatttgaaggaCTTGAAGGACTGGAGATCATTCGGAGATTTGATGAATACTTGAAAAAACCTAGGTTTGGAAAATAATAGAAAGTACATTCAAAAACCTTAACACTCAAGTCCCCATCTACTCACATCATATTGGTaacatattgaatttgaaaaaaaatactttaGAAAATAATAGTAAACAGAGAATAGACCTCTAGAACAAAACTCACTTTGACATTCTCTGGAAATCGGCAACCTTGCTTCTGAATTCTAGCATACTGGCATCATTGGATGCAGCCACATCAACCACATAGTGCAGAAATGAGATCTTAGGCTTATTGGCTCTCGTGTCAGCCAG includes:
- the LOC111043574 gene encoding FH2 domain-containing protein 1-like; protein product: GTYAGNADAIKISSLAMLADTRANKPKISFLHYVVDVAASNDASMLEFRSKVADFQRMSKTPFAALEEEMNSLVEGANDISKRIKSSKLSSQFGDFFYNAKQQVDCLVKKMKRIREVKSQLAVHFCEEPAAFQLNDCYQLFADFFSRVNKAFQENDQMKKSEEKAAKLKAVKSTNNEVVKSKKRRIFESQVEQLINEAKNGAY